From the genome of Streptomyces sp. SID8374:
CCAGGCCGCCCAGCCGCAGGCCGTCCCCGGACCGCCCGCCCAGGCGCCCGCCGGCCACCCGCGCGACGCCCAGGCACCCGGCTCGCACGCGCACGCCGCACCGGAGAGCCGCGCGCCGGGACCACGCGGCGAGGCCCCGCCCCTCCCGCTGCGCGCCGAACGGGTCGACCGCCCCGCACCGCCCGCGTCCGCCCCCGACCGGCCCGCACCGGCGGCCTTCACGCCGGAGCACACGGAGCGCCCCGCCCCGGCCGCCTTCACACCGGAGCGCGCCGACCACTCCGCACCGGCCGCCTTCGTTCCCGAGCGGGTCGACCGGCCCACGCCACCCGCCGCCCGCCCCGAACTGCCCAAGCGGGCCAACCAGGAGAGCCTCGTCCCGCAGTTGCGGGAGGCCCCCGCCCCCCGGGTCGAGGACGAGCACGCCCTGCACGACCCGGGCCTCATGGCCGCCTTCCGGCGCGGTGTCGACCTCGCTGAGGCGCAGACCGCACAGGAGGAAGGGACCGGCACCGGATACGGCGATGCCATCGGTGCGCCGACCGCACTCGACGCCCCCCTGGAGACCCTCGCCCCCCTCCCCGTACGCGGAACAGGCGAAGCGCCCACGCCCGCCGGCCGCCCGCAGACCGGGCACGACACCTTCCTGCCGGGCCACGCCGTGCCGGAACCCCGTAAAGACACGACCTTCAAGGAGTAGACACGATGCCGAGCGACATGCAGGCCGGTCAGGTCTCGGACCTGGACTGGCTGCTGAGCGGACTGGTCCAACGCGTGCCCTACACGCGCAGCGCGGTGCTCCTCTCCGCCGACGGACTGGTGAAATCCGTCCACGGCATGGACCCCGACAGCGCCGACCACATGGCCGCCCTGGCCGCCGGGCTGTACTCCCTGGGCCGCAGCGCCGGTGCCCGCTTCGGGGACAACGGCGACGTCCGGCAGGTGGTCGTCGAACTCGACTCCACGCTCCTGTTCGTCTCCACCGCCGGATCCGGCACCTGTCTCGCCGTCCTCGCCGGACGCGAGGCGGACGCCGCGGTGCTCGGCTACGAGATGGCGATGCTGGTCAAGAGTGTCCGTCCCTATCTGATGACCCCGCTGCGGCAGCCGGCCGGGGCGCCGTTCACCCCGGGGCTGTGAGGATGCCGGCCCCGCAGGACGGGCCCCTGCTCGACGACGCGGCCGGCCGGCTGATCCGCCCGTACACCGTCAGCAACGGCCGCACCCGGCCGTCCACCGGATTCGACCTGCTCTCCCTGGTCATGGCCACGGGCATCGAACCCGACATCCACCTCGGCCCCGAACACACCGTGGCGCTCGGACTGTGCGAGGGCCCCATGTCCGTCGCCGAGATCGCCGCACACCTCCGGCTGCCCGCGGTCGTCACCAAGGTCCTCCTCTCCGACCTGGTCGACTGCGGAGCGGTCACCGCGCACGCCCCCGCTTTCCATGACACACCCACCGACCGATCCCTGCTGGAGGCAGTGCTCGATGGTTTACGACGACAGCTCTGACCGCACCGGAACCACCGAGTTCTTCCCCGTGGCCCTCAAGGTCCTGGTCGCGGGCGGATTCGGCGTCGGCAAGACGACCTTCGTCGGTGCGGTCAGCGAGATCGCCCCGCTGAGTACGGAGGAGCTGCTGACCCAGGTCAGCGTGGGGACCGACAACCTGGACGGCGTCGA
Proteins encoded in this window:
- a CDS encoding DUF742 domain-containing protein, with amino-acid sequence MPAPQDGPLLDDAAGRLIRPYTVSNGRTRPSTGFDLLSLVMATGIEPDIHLGPEHTVALGLCEGPMSVAEIAAHLRLPAVVTKVLLSDLVDCGAVTAHAPAFHDTPTDRSLLEAVLDGLRRQL
- a CDS encoding roadblock/LC7 domain-containing protein yields the protein MPSDMQAGQVSDLDWLLSGLVQRVPYTRSAVLLSADGLVKSVHGMDPDSADHMAALAAGLYSLGRSAGARFGDNGDVRQVVVELDSTLLFVSTAGSGTCLAVLAGREADAAVLGYEMAMLVKSVRPYLMTPLRQPAGAPFTPGL